One window of Caldisericum exile AZM16c01 genomic DNA carries:
- a CDS encoding TatD family hydrolase, with translation MIVDSHAHVFKEYYTESEIEEILEQKSLIVNVVGYDLSSSIESLELASRYINIFSTCGIHPYDINKLNNETLDKLKKLLGNKKTVAVGEIGLDYFRDLTKKDDQLKGFRKQIKLAKETDLPIVIHSRDAFFDTISILLDEGYFKGVFHSFDYGVEEVKKVLDMGFYVSFSGILTFSKREDLREALRIVPLDRLLLETDSPYLTPVPLRGKKNKPQNVEIIYDFVANLKGVEKDVLHKTVCNNFFDIFDKANLTMGKEVACLKS, from the coding sequence ATGATTGTTGACTCACATGCACATGTATTTAAGGAATATTATACCGAAAGTGAAATAGAAGAAATCCTTGAACAAAAAAGTTTAATAGTAAATGTTGTTGGATATGACCTTTCAAGTTCAATAGAGAGCCTTGAATTAGCTTCAAGATACATTAACATTTTTTCTACATGTGGAATTCATCCTTACGATATTAATAAATTGAACAATGAAACATTAGATAAGTTGAAAAAACTTCTTGGCAATAAGAAAACTGTTGCCGTTGGAGAAATTGGGCTTGATTACTTTCGAGATTTAACAAAAAAAGATGACCAACTTAAAGGTTTTAGAAAACAAATTAAACTTGCAAAAGAAACAGATCTGCCTATTGTTATTCACTCTCGAGATGCATTTTTCGACACTATCTCCATATTACTTGATGAGGGGTATTTTAAAGGTGTCTTCCATTCCTTTGATTATGGTGTTGAAGAAGTAAAAAAGGTTTTAGATATGGGTTTTTATGTCTCATTTTCTGGGATATTAACATTTAGCAAAAGAGAAGATTTAAGAGAGGCTTTAAGAATTGTGCCTCTTGATAGGCTTCTTTTGGAAACTGATTCGCCATATTTGACGCCTGTTCCGTTGAGGGGGAAGAAAAATAAGCCCCAAAATGTTGAGATTATTTACGATTTTGTTGCAAATTTAAAAGGTGTTGAAAAAGATGTGCTTCACAAAACTGTGTGTAATAATTTTTTTGATATATTTGATAAGGCAAATTTAACAATGGGGAAGGAGGTAGCATGTTTAAAATCTTAA
- the metG gene encoding methionine--tRNA ligase: MEKFYITTAIYYVNSKPHIGSVSEAIAADVIARYKRLSNFDVFFSTGTDEHSQKIEAKAKELGIDPQRFVDEAASLWRNIFDKFNISYSRFIRTSDSDHMEVVKDFFTKMYENGDIYLSTYEGWYCVRDETFLKDSELVDGKCPHCGGEVQKLSEDNYFFRLSKYRDALLNFYLENPQFVEPESRYNELLNILKSGLQDISVSRKSFKFGIHVPFDEDHTIYVWYDALINYVSAVGYLTDKDKFNKYWPADLHLIGKDITRFHGIVWPAMLMSVGLPLPKKIFAHGFWNLEGMKMSKSLGNVVDPIDFVENFSKLSNISFEKSVDVLRYYLSREAIFGLDGDFRMESFFRRYNSDLANDYGNLINRTLNMLAKYKNLEVPSYSVDPEFVAFSKEKFASFEESFEKYGLSFALDRVFEIISYLNNYIQVKEPWKHTNDINTLNTVLSTLLEGIAYATILLQPFMPNVTKFVLDEFGVERRNISEYNGKLVKKNVLKLFEPIFPRLEKETIELEKKGETKEENVVIVSKIKYEDFTKLDLRVAKILSARRVKNSDKLIELRVSLGSEERTIVAGIGKFYSEEELVGKKIVIIANLEERKLMGITSQGMLLAASTPNKENLSLLIVDKDIEEGAKIS, encoded by the coding sequence ATGGAAAAGTTTTACATTACAACTGCAATTTACTATGTGAATTCAAAGCCACATATCGGATCTGTATCTGAAGCAATTGCAGCAGATGTAATTGCAAGGTACAAAAGGCTATCTAACTTTGATGTTTTCTTTTCCACTGGGACCGACGAACACTCTCAAAAAATTGAAGCAAAAGCAAAAGAATTAGGTATCGATCCTCAAAGGTTTGTTGACGAGGCAGCAAGTCTATGGAGGAACATATTCGATAAATTTAACATATCTTATTCAAGATTTATCCGTACAAGTGACTCTGATCATATGGAAGTCGTGAAAGATTTCTTTACGAAAATGTATGAAAATGGAGATATTTACTTAAGCACATATGAAGGTTGGTATTGTGTAAGAGATGAAACTTTTTTGAAAGATTCAGAACTTGTTGATGGAAAATGTCCTCATTGCGGCGGGGAAGTTCAAAAACTCTCTGAAGATAATTACTTTTTTAGGCTGAGTAAATATAGGGATGCCCTTCTTAATTTTTATTTAGAAAATCCTCAATTTGTAGAACCTGAGAGCAGATATAATGAACTCTTAAATATTTTGAAAAGTGGGCTTCAAGATATTTCTGTTTCAAGGAAGTCTTTCAAATTTGGTATTCATGTTCCATTTGATGAAGACCATACAATTTATGTTTGGTATGACGCACTGATTAACTATGTGTCTGCAGTAGGATATCTTACAGACAAAGATAAGTTTAATAAATATTGGCCTGCAGATTTGCATCTTATTGGGAAAGATATCACGCGCTTCCATGGAATTGTATGGCCTGCAATGTTAATGAGTGTTGGTTTACCTTTACCAAAGAAGATTTTTGCACACGGTTTTTGGAATCTTGAAGGAATGAAGATGTCAAAGTCCCTTGGAAATGTAGTAGATCCAATAGATTTTGTAGAGAATTTTTCTAAACTTTCAAACATCTCTTTTGAAAAGAGTGTAGATGTTCTAAGATACTATCTTTCAAGAGAAGCAATTTTTGGTTTGGATGGCGACTTTAGGATGGAATCGTTCTTTAGAAGATATAATTCGGACCTTGCAAATGATTACGGAAACCTTATTAATAGGACTTTAAATATGCTTGCAAAGTATAAAAACCTTGAAGTACCTTCTTACAGTGTAGATCCGGAATTTGTAGCATTTTCAAAAGAGAAATTTGCAAGTTTTGAAGAGAGTTTTGAAAAATATGGACTTTCATTCGCTTTGGATAGAGTTTTCGAAATCATCTCTTATTTAAATAACTACATCCAGGTGAAGGAACCTTGGAAACATACAAATGATATTAATACACTAAATACTGTTTTGAGTACTCTTCTTGAAGGGATTGCATATGCAACTATTCTTTTGCAACCTTTTATGCCAAATGTTACCAAGTTTGTACTTGATGAGTTTGGTGTAGAACGTAGAAATATTTCGGAGTATAACGGTAAACTTGTAAAGAAAAATGTTTTAAAACTTTTTGAGCCTATCTTCCCAAGACTTGAGAAAGAGACAATCGAGCTTGAGAAAAAGGGTGAAACAAAAGAGGAAAATGTAGTTATAGTGTCAAAGATAAAATACGAGGATTTTACAAAACTTGATCTAAGGGTTGCAAAAATTTTAAGTGCAAGGCGTGTAAAGAATTCAGATAAACTTATTGAATTAAGAGTCTCCTTAGGAAGCGAAGAGAGGACAATAGTTGCAGGTATTGGTAAGTTTTACTCAGAGGAAGAACTTGTAGGGAAGAAAATTGTAATTATTGCAAACCTTGAGGAAAGAAAACTAATGGGCATAACATCGCAAGGGATGCTTCTTGCGGCTTCTACACCTAATAAGGAAAATCTTTCACTTCTTATTGTTGATAAAGATATAGAAGAAGGAGCAAAAATAAGTTAA
- a CDS encoding roadblock/LC7 domain-containing protein — protein MEKILSKLKGLPGVLGVYLVDSDGNLLYVNSSLDNPPIELSYALSSLRGYLNDLLDSTKMGKFVDSFIDGSVGRIIFNSLKNGDLLVVFASNVSNLGMIKFEMSNAIQQIENIR, from the coding sequence ATGGAAAAAATTCTTTCTAAGCTAAAAGGTCTTCCTGGAGTTTTAGGCGTTTACCTTGTTGATAGTGATGGAAATCTCCTTTATGTAAATTCAAGCCTTGACAACCCTCCAATTGAACTATCGTATGCGCTTTCATCTTTAAGAGGGTATCTTAATGATTTGCTTGATTCCACAAAAATGGGTAAATTTGTTGATTCTTTTATAGATGGAAGCGTAGGAAGGATAATTTTTAACAGTCTTAAAAATGGTGATTTGTTAGTTGTGTTTGCAAGTAATGTTAGTAATTTAGGTATGATTAAATTTGAAATGTCTAATGCCATACAGCAAATTGAGAATATAAGATAA
- a CDS encoding roadblock/LC7 domain-containing protein, translating into MDNLESIIKSLGEEISESVFVGITGKDGLPVSMYAKESIESSLASAEVSSIFSIIERSLKNLSLGKAKEFFVLSDGYGIFGTPLIYDCYLFVIAREPINLGKVRIEFKKYVPKIEEMMK; encoded by the coding sequence ATGGACAATTTAGAAAGCATTATTAAGTCTTTAGGTGAAGAAATTAGCGAATCAGTTTTTGTTGGAATTACAGGAAAAGACGGGTTGCCAGTTTCTATGTATGCTAAAGAAAGCATAGAATCTTCACTTGCAAGCGCAGAAGTTTCCTCGATTTTTTCAATTATTGAAAGATCATTAAAAAATCTTTCTTTAGGAAAAGCAAAGGAATTTTTTGTTTTGTCCGACGGCTATGGTATATTTGGGACTCCTCTTATTTATGATTGTTATTTATTTGTTATCGCAAGGGAACCTATTAATCTTGGTAAAGTAAGAATTGAGTTTAAAAAATATGTACCTAAGATTGAGGAGATGATGAAATAA